A single genomic interval of Methylobacterium bullatum harbors:
- the glpD gene encoding Aerobic glycerol-3-phosphate dehydrogenase, which produces MSAGEYDLLVIGGGINGAGIARDAAGRGLRVMLCERGDLAEFTSSASTKLIHGGLRYLEQYEFRLVREALAERGRLLRLAPHIIWPLRFVLPHDEGLRPAWMLRLGLFLYDHLARLHALPGSASVTLPGSDFGLPLQPRLTRGFGYSDCWVEDSRLVVLNAMDARERGAEIRTRTTVESARRDGTSWVATIRHVGTGRSEAVRAEMIVNAAGPWVSETLGHTLGLASRAAVRLVKGSHIVVGKLYEGDHAYILQQPDGRIVFAIPYEGAFTLIGTTDVPHSGEPGRVQISEDETLYLCDCINRSFRARIHPGDVVWSFSGLRPLFDDAAAKASAVTRDYVLDLSDRDGRLPVLSVFGGKITTYRRLAEHALGKLAPYRPGMKPAWTGDAVLPGGDMPGADFEGFLADLMARRPFLPPAMARRLTRAYGTRTDGLLGTARTLADLGADFGEGLTEAEVAYLIDREWARSAQDILWRRTKLGLHLPPEGRRRLEAYMEAKAKAEAA; this is translated from the coding sequence TTGAGCGCGGGCGAATACGATCTGCTCGTCATCGGCGGCGGAATCAACGGCGCGGGCATCGCGCGCGACGCGGCGGGGCGCGGCCTTCGGGTCATGCTCTGCGAGCGCGGAGATCTGGCCGAGTTCACTTCGTCCGCCTCCACCAAGCTCATCCATGGCGGCCTGCGCTACCTCGAACAGTACGAGTTCCGGCTGGTTCGGGAGGCTCTGGCCGAGCGCGGACGCCTGCTGCGGCTGGCGCCTCACATCATCTGGCCGTTGCGCTTCGTCCTGCCGCATGACGAGGGCCTGCGCCCCGCCTGGATGCTGCGGCTCGGGCTGTTCCTCTATGACCATCTCGCCCGCCTTCACGCCCTTCCCGGCTCCGCCTCGGTGACTCTCCCAGGCTCGGATTTCGGCCTGCCGCTGCAGCCGCGTCTGACGCGGGGCTTCGGCTATTCGGATTGCTGGGTCGAGGACAGTCGCCTCGTGGTGCTCAACGCCATGGATGCGCGCGAGCGCGGGGCCGAGATCCGGACGCGCACCACCGTCGAATCGGCCCGTCGCGACGGGACATCCTGGGTTGCCACGATCCGCCATGTCGGGACCGGCCGCAGCGAGGCCGTGCGTGCGGAGATGATCGTCAACGCGGCCGGTCCCTGGGTGAGCGAGACCCTCGGGCACACGCTCGGCCTTGCCAGCCGGGCGGCGGTCAGGCTCGTGAAGGGCAGCCACATCGTCGTCGGCAAGCTCTACGAGGGCGATCACGCCTACATCCTGCAGCAGCCGGACGGGCGCATCGTCTTCGCGATCCCCTATGAGGGGGCTTTCACCCTCATCGGCACCACCGACGTGCCCCATTCCGGGGAACCGGGCCGGGTCCAAATCTCCGAGGACGAGACCCTTTATCTCTGCGACTGCATCAACCGGTCGTTCCGGGCTCGGATCCATCCCGGCGACGTGGTCTGGAGCTTCTCGGGCCTGCGCCCGCTCTTCGACGATGCCGCCGCGAAGGCCTCCGCGGTCACCCGCGACTACGTCCTCGACCTCTCCGACCGGGATGGCCGCCTGCCCGTGCTCTCGGTCTTTGGCGGCAAGATCACCACCTATCGGCGCCTCGCCGAACACGCCTTGGGCAAGCTCGCCCCCTATCGCCCCGGGATGAAGCCCGCCTGGACCGGCGATGCGGTTCTGCCGGGCGGCGACATGCCGGGTGCCGATTTCGAGGGGTTCCTCGCCGACCTCATGGCGCGCAGGCCCTTCCTGCCGCCGGCGATGGCGCGGCGCCTCACCCGTGCCTACGGCACGCGCACGGACGGCCTGCTCGGCACGGCTCGGACCCTCGCCGATCTCGGGGCGGATTTTGGGGAAGGGCTCACCGAGGCCGAGGTGGCGTATCTGATCGACCGGGAATGGGCACGCAGCGCGCAGGACATCCTCTGGCGCCGCACGAAGCTCGGGCTACACCTGCCGCCCGAGGGACGGAGGCGGCTCGAAGCCTATATGGAGGCCAAGGCCAAAGCCGAAGCGGCCTGA
- the mshA_7 gene encoding D-inositol-3-phosphate glycosyltransferase, producing the protein MTASHILMDYTDLVSFFKRGLPITGIQRVVYEITSAIQADDLDCVITPIGITPFKRRLAPISAPMLDLIEAYGRTNTVQGRSLVAKAVEELSYVRIFKNQPAAAADSSMPRSAPWLVMLGASWSRSNYAGIVSALKSADISCRKAVLVHDMLPIERPKLTFRSAHATFKRWIDLVLETADVIFTPSRATADALISYQGFDCGRIVTLNFGVSQIGDNTPPKPLKVKEPYILYVSSVHPRKNHRVAIKAWSLAFKGNEEAAPSFVCVGHSKRKKRMMLRAIVRRTPLARKLHFLAKVDDLALRTLYKNCQMFVFPSRYEGWGLPVAEALSFGKFGIVSKTTSLPEVGQHFVDYAPPHMTSEWVAKIKAYATDPELLREKEREIDRNYRPATWTDTGRQILAALQRVDEETKAARAAKRPALPRRVVPQSDAARQRVPQTTP; encoded by the coding sequence ATGACGGCTTCGCACATCTTGATGGACTACACGGATCTTGTGTCCTTCTTCAAAAGAGGGCTTCCGATCACGGGGATCCAACGGGTCGTCTACGAAATCACCAGCGCGATCCAGGCGGACGATCTCGACTGCGTCATCACTCCCATCGGCATCACGCCGTTCAAGCGGCGGCTCGCTCCCATCAGTGCTCCGATGCTGGATCTGATCGAAGCGTATGGCCGAACCAACACCGTCCAGGGCCGCTCCCTCGTCGCCAAGGCGGTGGAGGAACTGAGCTATGTCCGCATCTTCAAGAACCAGCCGGCGGCGGCCGCCGACAGTTCCATGCCCCGGTCGGCTCCATGGCTGGTGATGCTCGGGGCGAGCTGGTCGCGCTCGAACTATGCGGGCATCGTCAGCGCGCTGAAATCCGCCGACATCTCCTGTCGCAAGGCGGTCCTTGTCCACGACATGCTGCCGATCGAGCGGCCCAAGCTCACGTTCCGGTCGGCCCATGCCACGTTCAAGCGCTGGATCGACCTCGTGCTCGAGACGGCGGATGTGATCTTCACGCCGTCCCGCGCCACCGCGGACGCGCTCATCAGCTATCAGGGGTTCGATTGCGGGCGGATCGTGACGCTCAATTTCGGTGTGTCCCAGATCGGCGACAACACCCCGCCGAAGCCGCTGAAGGTCAAGGAGCCCTACATCCTCTACGTCTCGTCGGTGCACCCGCGGAAGAACCACCGCGTGGCCATCAAGGCCTGGTCGCTGGCGTTCAAGGGCAACGAGGAGGCGGCACCGAGCTTCGTCTGCGTCGGGCACAGCAAGCGCAAGAAGCGCATGATGCTGCGCGCCATCGTCAGGCGGACTCCGCTGGCGCGGAAGCTCCACTTTCTCGCCAAGGTCGACGACCTGGCCCTGCGGACGCTCTACAAGAACTGTCAGATGTTCGTGTTTCCCTCCCGCTACGAGGGGTGGGGACTGCCGGTGGCCGAGGCCCTGAGCTTCGGCAAGTTCGGCATCGTCTCGAAGACCACCTCCCTGCCCGAGGTCGGTCAGCATTTCGTCGATTATGCCCCCCCCCATATGACGAGCGAATGGGTCGCCAAGATCAAGGCCTACGCCACCGACCCCGAGTTGCTCCGGGAGAAGGAGCGCGAGATCGACAGGAACTATAGGCCCGCCACCTGGACGGATACCGGCCGGCAGATCTTGGCGGCGCTGCAGCGCGTGGACGAGGAGACCAAGGCGGCCCGTGCCGCCAAGCGCCCCGCCCTGCCCCGCCGCGTCGTCCCGCAGTCGGACGCGGCGCGGCAGCGCGTCCCACAGACCACGCCGTGA
- the glpK gene encoding Glycerol kinase, translated as MSRFVGAIDQGTTSTRFIVFDRGGAIITVAQREHEQIYPRPGHVEHDANEIWRNTRIVMREALEAAGLQPSDLVSIGITNQRETTLIWDRASGRPLHNALVWQDTRVDGLVAQFARDGGKDRFRALTGLPLASYFSGLKLAWLLDRVPGARAAAEAGDVLFGTIDSWLVWNLTGGPLGGLHVTDATNASRTQLMALDTLDWDAGMISAFGIPRAMLPRIVSSSMVYGETRGALPGVPIAGILGDQQAALFGQACFSPGEAKNTYGTGCFVLMNTGAAPVPSTCGLVTTLAYRLGDEAPVYALEGSIAITGALVQWLRDNLGLIRDSAEIEPLARTVEDNGDVYFVPAFSGLYAPHWRESARGIIAGLTRYANKGHIARAALEATAYQTREVIEAMETDSGIVIKELRADGGMVRNDLLMQFQADLLAVPVLRPKVTETTALGAAYAAGLATGYWAGTGDLVANWGVDHRWHPRMDEDRRNRLYAAWGKAVTRSFGWTEPAE; from the coding sequence ATGTCGCGCTTTGTCGGGGCGATCGATCAGGGCACGACTAGCACGCGCTTCATCGTCTTCGATCGCGGCGGCGCAATCATCACGGTGGCCCAGCGCGAGCACGAGCAGATCTACCCCCGACCCGGCCATGTGGAGCACGACGCCAACGAGATCTGGCGCAACACCCGGATCGTGATGCGCGAGGCCCTGGAGGCGGCGGGGCTGCAGCCTTCGGACCTCGTTTCCATCGGCATCACCAACCAGCGCGAGACCACCCTGATCTGGGACCGCGCCAGCGGGCGCCCGCTTCACAACGCCCTGGTCTGGCAGGACACGCGGGTGGACGGGCTCGTGGCCCAGTTCGCCCGCGACGGCGGCAAGGACCGTTTCCGTGCGCTCACCGGCCTACCCTTGGCGAGCTATTTCTCCGGCCTCAAGCTCGCCTGGCTCCTCGACCGGGTGCCCGGTGCCCGCGCGGCGGCGGAGGCCGGGGATGTCCTGTTCGGCACCATCGATAGCTGGCTCGTCTGGAACCTCACCGGCGGCCCGCTGGGGGGCCTGCACGTCACCGACGCGACCAATGCCAGCCGCACCCAGTTGATGGCCCTCGACACTCTCGACTGGGATGCCGGCATGATCTCGGCCTTCGGCATCCCACGGGCGATGCTGCCGAGGATCGTCTCCTCGAGCATGGTCTATGGCGAGACGCGCGGCGCCCTCCCCGGGGTGCCCATTGCCGGCATCCTCGGGGACCAGCAGGCGGCCCTGTTCGGCCAGGCCTGTTTCTCGCCCGGCGAGGCCAAGAACACCTACGGCACCGGCTGTTTCGTGCTGATGAACACCGGGGCAGCCCCGGTGCCCTCCACCTGCGGCCTCGTCACCACCCTCGCCTACCGGCTCGGCGACGAGGCGCCGGTCTATGCTCTGGAAGGCTCCATCGCCATCACCGGCGCCCTGGTTCAGTGGCTGCGCGACAATCTCGGCCTCATCCGGGACAGCGCCGAGATCGAGCCCCTCGCCCGAACCGTGGAGGACAATGGCGACGTCTATTTTGTGCCGGCCTTCTCGGGGCTCTACGCGCCGCATTGGCGGGAAAGCGCGCGCGGCATCATCGCCGGCCTCACCCGCTACGCCAACAAGGGCCACATCGCCCGCGCCGCCCTGGAGGCCACCGCCTACCAGACCCGCGAGGTCATCGAGGCGATGGAGACGGATTCCGGGATCGTCATCAAGGAATTGCGGGCCGATGGCGGCATGGTCCGCAACGACCTCCTGATGCAGTTCCAGGCGGACCTCCTCGCCGTGCCGGTGCTGCGACCGAAGGTGACGGAGACCACGGCGCTGGGCGCCGCCTACGCGGCGGGGCTCGCCACGGGATACTGGGCCGGCACAGGCGATCTCGTGGCCAATTGGGGCGTCGACCATCGCTGGCACCCGCGTATGGACGAGGACCGGCGCAACCGGCTCTACGCCGCCTGGGGCAAGGCGGTGACGCGCTCATTCGGGTGGACCGAGCCGGCGGAATGA
- a CDS encoding Insertion element uncharacterized 12.0 kDa protein, whose amino-acid sequence MRRRRFSREFKLEAVRLVKDRGVAVAQAASELDLHENVLRKWVREFAADRQYAFPGHRQMKPEQHEIDRLRKEVAKLKAERDILKTAKAYFAREVT is encoded by the coding sequence ATGCGACGAAGGAGGTTCAGCCGCGAGTTCAAGCTGGAGGCAGTGAGACTGGTGAAGGATCGGGGCGTTGCGGTTGCCCAGGCCGCCAGTGAGCTGGATCTGCATGAGAACGTGCTGCGCAAATGGGTCAGGGAATTCGCTGCCGATCGGCAGTACGCCTTTCCAGGCCATAGGCAGATGAAGCCTGAGCAGCATGAGATCGACCGGCTGCGCAAGGAAGTGGCGAAGCTGAAGGCGGAGCGCGATATTCTAAAAACGGCCAAAGCCTACTTCGCGAGGGAAGTGACATGA
- the wbgU gene encoding UDP-N-acetylglucosamine 4-epimerase, whose protein sequence is MAILVTGAAGFIGYHVADHLLARGETVIGIDNLNDYYSVALKRDRIEDLATRRGDAFRFLPIDFSDHEALDRGLDGHGIDRIVHLGAQAGVRYSIENPRAYVQANVVGHLNILEFARHRDVAHLAYASSSSVYGGNTSLPFRVEDRVDHPVSLYAATKKADELMSETYAHLYRLPQTGLRFFTVYGPWGRPDMALWLFAKAIFAGEPIRVFNDGAMRRDFTYIDDIVSGILACLDNPPPDDGAEKAGGSHAPHRLYNIGNNTSVPLPRMIDVLEEACGRPAIRRSEPMQPGDVRETYADLGAIARDLGYAPTTPIEVGIPAFVRWFKAYHRLG, encoded by the coding sequence ATGGCGATTCTCGTGACCGGAGCCGCGGGCTTCATCGGCTACCATGTGGCCGATCACCTGCTCGCGCGCGGCGAGACGGTCATCGGCATCGACAATCTCAACGATTACTATTCCGTCGCGCTCAAGCGGGACCGGATCGAGGATCTCGCGACGCGCCGAGGCGACGCGTTCCGCTTCCTGCCCATCGACTTCTCCGACCACGAGGCCCTGGACAGGGGCCTGGACGGGCATGGGATCGACAGGATCGTCCATCTCGGCGCGCAGGCCGGGGTGCGCTACTCCATCGAGAACCCACGCGCCTACGTTCAGGCCAACGTGGTCGGTCATCTCAACATCCTGGAATTCGCGCGCCACCGGGACGTGGCGCACCTCGCCTATGCCTCGTCCTCCTCGGTCTACGGCGGCAATACCTCCCTGCCCTTCCGGGTCGAGGACCGCGTCGATCATCCGGTCTCGCTCTATGCCGCCACCAAGAAGGCGGACGAGTTGATGAGCGAGACCTACGCCCATCTCTATCGCCTGCCCCAGACAGGCCTGCGCTTCTTCACCGTCTACGGGCCGTGGGGACGGCCCGACATGGCTCTGTGGCTGTTCGCCAAGGCGATCTTCGCCGGAGAGCCGATTCGCGTGTTCAACGACGGCGCGATGCGTCGCGACTTCACTTACATCGACGACATCGTCAGCGGGATTCTCGCCTGCCTCGACAATCCGCCCCCCGACGACGGCGCGGAGAAGGCCGGCGGCAGCCATGCGCCGCACCGGCTCTACAACATCGGCAACAACACGTCCGTGCCGCTCCCGCGCATGATCGACGTATTGGAGGAGGCCTGCGGACGCCCAGCGATCCGCCGGTCCGAGCCGATGCAGCCCGGCGACGTGAGGGAGACCTACGCCGATCTCGGCGCCATCGCCCGCGACCTCGGCTATGCCCCGACGACGCCGATCGAAGTCGGCATCCCGGCCTTCGTGCGCTGGTTCAAGGCCTATCACCGCCTCGGCTGA
- the gsiC_1 gene encoding Glutathione transport system permease protein GsiC, whose protein sequence is MFVLSFLARRLAQGAVIIFLVSLLIFTLLRVVPGDPVRLMAGGMAPEALIEQIATQMGLRDPIPVQFGRYMARVVQGDLGQSFVRPANGAATGGANFNDTTRGERAKVMDLILDALPMTLQLAALALVFALAFSSLLGIAAGLRPGGIADKLAFAVSSVFVSLPNFWLGIVLALLLSVKLGWLPAIGYGGFSYTVLPALVLAVELSPVLIRTLSGAVAAQMGESYVAVGQVRGLSPTRIVAAHALRNASVPLLNLLGVQFSGLLGGVIIVEYIFDYPGLGLLTINAVLQRDFPLIQGIAIVTSAIFVLINILVDLAATSIDPRLEY, encoded by the coding sequence ATGTTCGTTCTCAGTTTCCTCGCCCGGCGCCTCGCGCAGGGTGCGGTCATCATTTTCCTGGTCTCGCTCCTGATCTTCACGCTGCTGCGGGTCGTGCCAGGCGATCCCGTGCGGCTGATGGCCGGCGGCATGGCACCCGAAGCGCTGATCGAGCAGATCGCCACCCAGATGGGGTTGCGCGATCCGATCCCGGTCCAGTTCGGCCGCTACATGGCGCGCGTCGTCCAGGGCGATCTCGGACAGAGCTTCGTACGGCCGGCCAACGGCGCCGCGACCGGAGGCGCGAATTTCAACGACACCACCCGCGGCGAGCGCGCGAAAGTCATGGACCTCATCCTCGACGCCCTGCCGATGACCCTGCAGCTGGCGGCCCTGGCCCTCGTCTTCGCCCTCGCCTTTTCGAGCCTTCTGGGGATCGCGGCGGGCCTGCGCCCCGGCGGCATCGCCGATAAGCTCGCCTTCGCCGTCTCGTCGGTTTTCGTCTCGCTGCCGAACTTCTGGCTAGGCATCGTCCTGGCTCTGCTCCTGTCGGTGAAGCTCGGCTGGCTCCCGGCGATCGGGTATGGCGGATTCTCCTACACGGTGCTGCCGGCCCTGGTGCTCGCGGTGGAACTGTCGCCGGTGCTGATCCGGACTCTGTCGGGGGCCGTGGCCGCGCAGATGGGCGAATCCTACGTCGCCGTCGGGCAGGTCCGCGGGCTGTCGCCCACCCGGATCGTCGCCGCCCACGCCCTGCGCAACGCGTCCGTCCCCCTGCTCAACCTCCTCGGCGTGCAGTTCTCCGGCCTGCTCGGCGGCGTGATCATCGTCGAATACATCTTCGACTATCCCGGCCTCGGACTGCTCACCATCAACGCGGTGCTGCAGCGCGACTTCCCGCTGATCCAGGGCATCGCGATCGTCACCAGCGCGATCTTCGTCCTCATCAACATCCTCGTCGATCTCGCCGCCACCTCCATCGATCCGAGGCTCGAATATTGA
- the mshA_6 gene encoding D-inositol 3-phosphate glycosyltransferase has translation MPKSVMLDGYNLGLEKGTGVATYARNLSYELHELGYRTDVLYGTRASPGIDPLLREISFFDPAVGTPPQWLVILRYIRDQLTSPLGRRAVKVPITGTVISKTFEARMPYFDQIWNSVNLFDVALAYFKTYNRTLRVSGLRTPDIMHWTYPLPIRIPGAKNIYTLHDLVPLRLPFTTGDIKRRYLRLMRRIVKDADHIVTVSETSRRDIINLLGCPEHRITNTYQSVEIPKKFAEKPEDVVRREIEGAFGLPYKGYFLFFGAIEPKKNVGRLVEAYLASQVSAPLVIVGGAAWKSDIEFKFINPTTNSYLEQIDNMTYQRDRIRRFDYAPFSLLVSLIRGAKGVVFPSLYEGFGLPVLEAMLLGTPVITSKEGSTPEVAGDAALLINPYDARDIADAIRAVDSDADLRGRLSEMGKVQAAKYSPEIYRGRLKELYERL, from the coding sequence ATGCCTAAAAGTGTGATGTTGGATGGGTACAATCTCGGCCTGGAGAAGGGGACCGGCGTCGCCACCTACGCCCGCAACCTGAGCTACGAGCTGCACGAGCTCGGCTACCGGACCGACGTCCTCTACGGAACCCGTGCTTCGCCGGGCATCGATCCGCTCCTGCGCGAGATCTCGTTCTTCGATCCGGCAGTGGGTACCCCGCCGCAATGGCTGGTGATCCTGCGCTATATCCGCGACCAGCTCACCTCGCCCCTCGGGCGGCGTGCGGTGAAGGTGCCGATCACCGGCACCGTCATCAGCAAGACGTTCGAAGCGCGGATGCCGTATTTCGACCAGATCTGGAACAGCGTGAACCTGTTCGACGTCGCGCTCGCCTATTTCAAGACCTACAACCGCACCCTGCGCGTCAGCGGCCTGCGCACGCCCGACATCATGCACTGGACCTACCCTCTGCCGATCCGGATTCCGGGCGCCAAGAACATCTACACCCTGCACGATCTGGTGCCCCTGCGCCTGCCCTTCACCACCGGCGACATCAAGCGGCGCTACCTGCGCCTGATGCGGCGCATCGTGAAGGATGCCGATCACATCGTCACCGTGTCCGAGACCTCGCGCCGCGACATCATCAACCTGCTCGGCTGCCCCGAGCACCGGATCACCAACACCTACCAGTCGGTGGAAATTCCCAAGAAGTTCGCCGAGAAGCCCGAAGACGTGGTCCGCCGCGAGATCGAGGGTGCGTTCGGCCTGCCCTACAAGGGCTACTTCCTGTTCTTCGGCGCCATCGAGCCCAAGAAGAATGTCGGCCGCCTCGTCGAGGCCTATCTCGCGAGCCAGGTCTCGGCGCCCCTCGTCATCGTCGGCGGCGCGGCCTGGAAATCGGATATCGAGTTCAAGTTCATAAATCCGACGACGAACTCGTATCTCGAGCAGATCGACAACATGACCTACCAGCGCGACCGCATCCGGCGGTTCGATTACGCGCCGTTCTCGCTCCTCGTCAGCCTCATCCGCGGGGCCAAGGGCGTGGTGTTCCCCTCCCTCTACGAAGGCTTCGGCCTGCCGGTGCTGGAGGCCATGCTGCTCGGCACCCCGGTCATCACCTCCAAGGAGGGCTCGACGCCTGAGGTCGCCGGCGATGCCGCGCTGCTGATCAACCCCTACGACGCACGCGACATCGCCGACGCGATCCGCGCGGTGGATTCGGATGCGGACCTGCGCGGGCGCCTCTCCGAGATGGGCAAGGTCCAGGCGGCGAAATACAGCCCCGAGATCTATCGCGGGCGTCTCAAGGAACTCTACGAGCGACTCTGA
- the dppA_1 gene encoding Periplasmic dipeptide transport protein, producing MADVMDRRRFLQGSAALAGVSQINPDFLISSAFAQGGKPLVFLSAENITGNWDPTAHTTLSQKNIEGFVMGFLTRTPMTLDDPGKVIYELATDIQLLDPHRLQIKLRKGIQFHDGQPFKAEDVKATFEYGSGKDRPAQWYPGPTETLTITTPDDETVIVDTSKGGYPAHLFIFLASFLPIMSAKDIAEGPGGALTRRLNGTGPFRFVEQRGNSTVLAAFDGYFKGKPAIPGIDFTFTGDSTTRMLSLMNGQASIVERLEPEQVETVKANPKIAINQVVSVENKYLWFRCSKPPFNDVRVRMAACHSIDRAMIVELLGAAGHASANYVSPVKFGYVDLKNYPAYDPAKAQALLAEAGFPKGKGLPPLEYITSVGFYPKTKEYGEVITAMLNEQGFPVSLTVLEPAAWNERLYHRPGGGPGHMVDCGWSTGSPEPDLVLRTHFHSSSHRITGIEDAAIDASLDKERAAPTLEARKAILQGETMPLIATKVPALSLFTSVMIHAMQKELQGLYVYPDGSIDASKTV from the coding sequence ATGGCCGACGTGATGGATCGCAGGCGGTTTCTGCAAGGCAGTGCGGCACTGGCCGGTGTCAGCCAGATCAATCCGGATTTCCTGATCTCCTCCGCTTTCGCGCAAGGGGGAAAGCCGCTCGTGTTCCTGTCCGCCGAAAACATTACCGGCAACTGGGATCCGACCGCTCACACCACGCTCTCGCAGAAGAACATCGAGGGGTTCGTGATGGGGTTTCTGACCCGCACGCCGATGACCCTCGATGATCCCGGCAAGGTCATCTACGAGCTCGCCACCGACATCCAGCTCCTCGATCCCCACCGCCTGCAGATCAAGCTGCGCAAGGGCATCCAATTCCACGACGGCCAGCCGTTCAAGGCGGAGGACGTCAAGGCAACCTTCGAGTACGGCTCGGGCAAGGATCGGCCGGCGCAATGGTATCCCGGCCCGACCGAGACGCTGACCATCACGACGCCCGACGACGAGACCGTGATCGTCGACACGTCGAAGGGCGGATATCCCGCCCATCTCTTCATCTTCCTCGCCTCGTTCCTGCCGATCATGTCGGCCAAGGACATCGCGGAGGGGCCGGGCGGTGCCTTGACCCGCCGACTCAACGGCACGGGACCGTTCCGCTTCGTCGAGCAGCGCGGCAACAGCACCGTCCTGGCCGCCTTCGACGGCTACTTCAAGGGCAAGCCGGCGATCCCCGGCATCGACTTCACTTTCACCGGCGATTCGACGACCCGGATGCTGTCGCTGATGAACGGGCAGGCCTCGATCGTCGAACGGCTCGAGCCCGAGCAGGTCGAGACCGTGAAGGCCAATCCGAAGATCGCGATCAATCAGGTCGTCTCCGTCGAGAACAAGTATCTCTGGTTTCGCTGCTCCAAACCGCCGTTCAACGACGTGCGCGTCAGGATGGCCGCGTGCCACTCCATCGACCGCGCGATGATCGTCGAGTTGCTGGGTGCGGCCGGCCACGCATCCGCGAACTACGTCTCGCCGGTGAAGTTCGGCTATGTCGATCTCAAGAACTATCCGGCCTACGACCCCGCAAAAGCACAAGCGCTGCTGGCGGAGGCCGGCTTCCCGAAGGGGAAGGGATTACCGCCGCTCGAGTACATCACGTCGGTGGGCTTCTACCCGAAGACCAAGGAATACGGCGAGGTCATCACCGCGATGCTCAACGAGCAGGGGTTCCCGGTGAGCCTCACCGTCCTGGAACCGGCGGCATGGAACGAGCGCCTCTACCATCGCCCCGGCGGCGGCCCCGGCCATATGGTCGATTGCGGCTGGTCCACCGGCTCGCCGGAGCCGGATCTGGTGCTTCGCACCCATTTCCACTCGTCCTCGCACCGCATCACCGGCATCGAGGACGCCGCGATCGACGCGAGTCTCGACAAGGAACGGGCCGCCCCCACTCTCGAGGCGCGCAAGGCGATCCTCCAGGGCGAGACCATGCCCCTCATCGCGACCAAGGTGCCGGCCCTGTCGCTGTTCACTTCGGTGATGATCCACGCGATGCAGAAGGAGCTGCAGGGCCTCTACGTCTATCCCGACGGCTCCATCGACGCTTCCAAGACGGTCTGA
- the ddpC gene encoding putative D,D-dipeptide transport system permease protein DdpC, whose product MGALDTTLIVAPPPPVDVAASRSIGRRILSHAARSTEFRIGFALFTILALAAAFYPELSGIDPLKMNVRARLLPPLFVGETWSWAHPLGTDQIGRDMLVRSLVGLRYSFLIGVASVAVTLLIGCALGTISGYFGGRTDTVVMRITDAQLSIPMIILAIAVLGVSRPTIPAIILVLGLSNWPVYARVMRSVVMAERGREYVRAAQVSGATHPRIILTLLVPLLVPPLLFTSVLDVARMMIFESTLGFLGLGVQPPTPTFGNIIADGRKYLLNAWWIATMPGVFLCLTLTSINLIGAAFERARNAIHGGA is encoded by the coding sequence ATGGGCGCCCTCGACACCACCCTGATCGTCGCGCCGCCGCCACCGGTCGACGTCGCCGCCTCCCGCTCCATCGGCCGGCGCATTCTCTCGCATGCCGCCCGCTCCACCGAATTCCGCATCGGGTTCGCGCTGTTCACGATCCTCGCGCTGGCCGCCGCCTTCTACCCCGAGCTCAGCGGCATCGACCCGCTGAAGATGAACGTGCGTGCCCGCCTGCTGCCGCCGCTGTTCGTGGGTGAGACCTGGAGCTGGGCTCACCCGCTCGGCACCGACCAGATCGGCCGCGACATGCTGGTGCGCAGCCTCGTCGGCCTGCGCTACTCTTTCCTGATCGGCGTCGCCTCGGTCGCCGTCACCCTCTTGATCGGCTGCGCGCTCGGCACGATCTCCGGCTACTTCGGCGGCCGCACCGACACGGTGGTAATGCGCATCACCGACGCGCAGCTCTCGATCCCGATGATCATCCTGGCGATCGCGGTGCTCGGCGTCTCGCGTCCGACGATCCCGGCGATCATTCTCGTGCTCGGCCTGTCGAACTGGCCGGTCTATGCCCGGGTGATGCGCTCGGTGGTCATGGCCGAGCGGGGCCGCGAATACGTACGGGCCGCGCAGGTCTCGGGCGCCACGCACCCGCGCATCATCCTCACCCTGCTGGTGCCGCTGCTGGTGCCGCCGTTGCTGTTCACCTCCGTGCTCGACGTCGCCCGGATGATGATCTTCGAATCGACCCTCGGCTTCCTCGGACTCGGGGTGCAGCCGCCGACTCCGACCTTCGGCAACATCATCGCGGATGGCCGCAAGTACCTCCTCAACGCCTGGTGGATCGCCACCATGCCGGGGGTGTTCCTGTGCCTGACGCTGACCAGCATCAACCTGATCGGCGCCGCCTTCGAACGGGCTCGCAACGCGATCCACGGAGGCGCCTGA